The proteins below come from a single Metarhizium brunneum chromosome 1, complete sequence genomic window:
- the aruH_0 gene encoding Arginine--pyruvate transaminase AruH has translation MPRQRPARVQQMQGIGVDRMGAIGDADGHHLLRLENLDTDIPPDAEAIARTEAAATTDDDNSYLPFIGQRHLRSVAADHVSRLSGVAYSADQNCVISAGGLSGILNVLLATIEPGDEVIVTDPTYIGLINRIVLAGGVPKYVPFEFRPGATWKLDRGALRDAATPKTRAMLLMSPSMPCGGYFDAQDWQAVADVCVANDLWLLLDTAMERLVFDGRRVVHPAGLPGMQERTITIGSSAKELRMIGWRVGWIVGPQEVMKDVALVSMANVVVPVGIGQDAVAIALERSQTTLGGYVQELEARRDKVVSELDGLPVGIPAGGWSLLLRVSDYGLTGQGASEKLLQQGVCATGMRGWGLQHGHQYVRFVFSNEPVSRLHGLGVKVRAALGIHST, from the coding sequence ATGCCTCGACAACGCCCGGCGCGCGTGCAGCAAATGCAAGGAATTGGAGTCGACAGAATGGGAGccattggcgatgccgacggcCACCATCTCTTGCGCCTGGAAAACCTCGATACCGACATTCCGCCCGATGCAGAAGCCATTGCTCGCACagaggccgccgccaccacagacgacgacaacagtTACCTGCCTTTTATCGGGCAGAGGCACCTTCGCAGCGTCGCGGCAGATCACGTCTCGCGCCTTTCCGGCGTCGCCTACTCTGCCGATCAGAATTGCGTCATCTCGGCCGGCGGACTGTCTGGCATTCTCAACGTCCTGCTCGCAACCATCGAACCAGGCGACGAGGTCATCGTCACCGACCCCACCTACATCGGCCTGATCAACCGCATTGTtctggccggcggcgtccCCAAGTATGTGCCGTTTGAGTTTAGACCAGGGGCAACGTGGAAGCTCGATCGCGGCGCTCTCAGGGATGCCGCAACCCCCAAGACCAGGGCGATGCTTCTCATGTCTCCGTCGATGCCCTGCGGCGGCTACTTTGACGCGCAGGATTGGCAGGCCGTTGCCGACGTCTGCGTGGCCAACGAcctctggcttcttctcgatACCGCCATGGAACGGCTTGTTTTTGACGGACGACGAGTCGTGCATCCCGCTGGCCTCCCTGGCATGCAGGAGAGAACCATTACCATTGGCTCGTCAGCCAAGGAACTACGGATGATTGGGTGGCGGGTTGGCTGGATTGTTGGGCCGCAGGAGGTGATGAAGGATGTTGCTCTCGTCTCCATGgccaacgtcgtcgtcccagTGGGCATTGGGCAAGATGCTGTTGCCATTGCTCTCGAGAGGTCGCAAACCACGCTTGGTGGCTATGTACAAGAACTTGAAGCCAGGCGCGACAAGGTCGTGTCTGAATTGGACGGCCTTCCCGTTGGCATTCCCGCTGGAGGCTGGAGTTTACTGCTGCGTGTGAGTGACTATGGCTTGACGGGTCAGGGAGCTTCTGAAAAGTTGCTTCAGCAGGGTGTATGTGCCACGGGAATGCGTGGATGGGGACTTCAGCATGGACATCAGTATGTGCGATTTGTCTTTTCCAACGAACCGGTGAGTCGCTTGCATGGACTTGGGGTAAAGGTCCGAGCCGCGCTAGGCATTCATTCGACTTAG
- the csn_0 gene encoding Endo-chitosanase has product MRSASLFAVATLGAVASAYQLPANLKKIYDQHKAGTCSKKLSGTFSGGAAYCGDLPNAIFLKGSSGNYDNMDIDCDGANNSAGGCANDPSGQGQTSFKDTVKTYGIPDLDANIHPYVVFGNEGASPSFNPQSKGMKPLSIMAVVCNNQLFYGVWGDTNGFTSTGEASLALGKLCFPNEGLSGDNGHDPKDVLYIGFTGSDTVPGKSGANWKAKKTTEFEDSIKALGDKLVASL; this is encoded by the exons ATGCGTTCAGCCAGTCTCTTTGCCGTGGCCACCCTCGGCGCCGTAGCCTCTGCCTACCAACTCCCCGCCAATCTGAAGAAAATCTATGATCAGCACAAG GCCGGGACATGCTCCAAGAAACTTTCAGGAACCTTcagcggcggcgcggcctaCTGCGGAGATCTCCCcaacgccatcttcctcaagGGGAGCAGCGGCAACTATGacaacatggacattgacTGCGACGGCGCCAACAACTCGGCCGGCGGCTGCGCAAACGACCCCAGTGGCCAGGGGCAGACGTCCTTCAAGGACACCGTCAAGACGTACGGAATTCCCGATCTCGATGCCAACATCCACCCGTACGTCGTCTTTGGAAACGAGGGCGCCAGCCCGTCCTTCAACCCGCAGAGCAAGGGGATGAAGCCCCTTAGCATTATGGCCGTCGTGTGCAATAACCAATTG TTTTATGGCGTCTGGGGCGACACCAACGGATTCACTTCGACCGGCGAGGCGTCGCTGGCCCTTGGCAAGCTCTGCTTCCCCAACGAGGGCCTTTccggcgacaatggccacGATCCCAAGGATGTTCTCTACATTGGCTTCACTGGAAGCGATACCGTGCCTGGCAAGAGCGGTGCGAATTGGAAggcaaagaagacgactgAGTTTGAGGATAGCATCAAGGCCCTGGGCGACAAGCTCGTCGCGAGCCTCTAG
- the chi2_0 gene encoding Endochitinase 2 translates to MHHLRALVGVGLAGLAAGVPLTDKTSVKPRQAPGAQNVVYWGQNGGGTIENNDLAAYCQPNSGIDVLVLAFLYQFGNGGNIPSGTIGQSCYISTSGQGQNCEALTAAIHTCQSAGVKIILSLGGATSSYSLQTQAQAEQIGQYLWDSYGNSGNKTVQRPFGSNFVNGFDLDIEVNGGSSQYYQYMIAKLRSNFASDKSNTYLITGAPQCPIPEPNMGVIISNAVFDHLYVQFYNNNNYTVPCALGINGNAPFNYNNWTSFIADTPSAGAKIFIGVPASPLASTGTPSGAQYYAAPEQLAAIVGEYRSDAHFGGIMMWSAGFSDANVNDGCTYAQQAKSILVSGAPCASSGPPSSTPATAPAPTATTMPSSTSVSSPTASPTGGTVPQWGQCGGEGYSGPTQCVPPYQCVKQGDWWSSCR, encoded by the exons ATGCATCATCTACGCGCTCTCGTCGGCGTTGGCCTTGCTGGTCTGGCGGCCGGAGTGCCCTTGACTGACAAGACATCAGTCAAGCCGCGACAAGCACCCGGAGCGCAAAACGTCGTCTACTGGGGGCAGAACGGCGGCGGTACGATCGAGAATAACGACCTCGCGGCGTATTGCCAACCCAATTCCGGAATCGACGTTTTGGTTCTTGCATTTCTATATCAATTTGGAAATGGCGGCAACATACCTTCAGGGACTATAG GCCAATCATGCTACATCAGCACGTCCGGCCAGGGTCAAAACTGCGAAGCCCTGACCGCAGCCATACACACCTGCCAGTCGGCCGGTGTCAAGATCATCCTGTCCCTCGGCGGCGCGACAAGCTCCTACTCCCTCCAGACACAGGCGCAGGCCGAGCAAATAGGCCAGTACCTGTGGGATTCGTACGGCAACTCTGGAAACAAGACGGTGCAGCGGCCGTTTGGCAGCAACTTTGTCAACGGATTCGACCTCGACATCGAagtcaacggcggcagcagccagtACTACCAGTACATGATTGCCAAGCTACGCTCCAACTTTGCGTCGGACAAGTCCAACACGTACCTGATTACCGGCGCGCCGCAGTGCCCCATCCCCGAGCCCAACATGggcgtcatcatcagcaacGCCGTCTTCGACCATCTCTACGTCCAGttctacaacaacaacaactaCACGGTCCCCTGCGCGCTGggcatcaacggcaacgcCCCCTTCAACTACAACAACTGGACGTCCTTTATCGCCGATACGCCGTCGGCCGGTGCCAAGATCTTCATTGGCGTGCCGGCCTCGCCgctggcgtcgacgggcACGCCCAGCGGCGCGCAGTACTACGCCGCGCCGGAGCAACtggccgccattgtcggcgaGTACAGGAGCGACGCCCATTTCGGCGGCATCATGATGTGGAGCGCGGGCTTCTCGGATGCCAATGTCAACGACGGGTGCACGTATGCGCAGCAGGCAAAGAGCATCCTCGTCAGCGGAGCGCCTTGCGCGTCGTCGGGGCCTCCGAGTTCTACGCCGGCAACAGCTCCGGCCCCGACCGCGACCACGATGCCATCTTCGACTTCGGTGTCCTCTCCGACAGCGTCGCCTACCGGCGGCACAGTTCCCCAGTGGGGTCAG tgcggcggcgagggctaTTCCGGTCCTACTCAGTGCGTTCCTCCTTACCAATGTGTCAAGCAAGGCGATTGGTGGTCGTCATGCCGGTGA
- the TRI14_1 gene encoding Trichothecene biosynthesis protein 14 — protein MRAGVLPSLTALGAVASALPATDGANGANGNTAAGTDVIINVPQLYPESADFNKKNGLTYFSKLYNAAVAVVDVSKDSVVDTITFDRTDVAEFHASGVEIDQKTNQLSVTINAGIAFDTAGANVSGDNFLYKVDLNGDKPKELWHANLTAVTNGAYGGCQDMVHDTCGNTFVVCTYPGAIIKVNADGTKAIPWYLSNYTKPGTSPILPGLTGIVASGDLLIANDAQAKQLVSFNKRDSLGKRVVIPVTGLTGESGDDGVYLPEKYGGKVLLTQLSTEGTNVFVSKDGWKSAEFVTKIASAYTPQDKGGFAVATVQIQDKIYGVIEYFLDDKNGGLAGNRTKFELEDLTTKIDQAVQGKI, from the exons ATGCGCGCCGGTGTCCTCCCCTCCTTGACTGCTCTGGGTGCCGTCGCCAGTGCTTTGCCGGCTAccgacggcgccaacggcgccaacggcaacaCGGCCGCCGGCACCGATGTCATCATCAACGTTCCCCAGCTCTACCCCGAGAGCGCCGATTTCAACAAGAAGAACGGCTTGACCTATTTCAG CAAGCTCTACAacgccgccgttgccgtcgtcgacgtttCCAAGGACAGCGTCGTCGACACCATCACGTTTGATCGCACAGACGTGGCCGAGTTCCACGCCAGCGGTGTCGAGATTGACCAAAAGACCAACCAGTTGTCAGTCACCATCAACGCCGGCATCGCCTTTGATACCGCCGGCGCCAATGTCAGCGGCGACAACTTCCTCTACAAGGTCGACCTGAACGGCGACAAGCCCAAGGAGCTGTGGCACGCCAACCTTACCGCTGTCACCAACGGAGCCTACGGGGGCTGCCAGGACATGGTCCACGACACCTGCGGCAACACCTTTGTCGTCTGCACCTACCCCGGTGCCATCATCAAGGTCAACGCCGACGGCACAAAGGCCATCCCCTGGTACCTGAGCAACTACACCAAGCCCGGCACGAGCCCCATCTTGCCCGGCCTCACGGGCATCGTGGCCAGCGGCGACctcctcatcgccaacgACGCCCAGGCCAAGCAGCTCGTCAGCTTCAACAAGCGCGACTCCCTGGGCAAGCGCGTCGTCATCCCCGTCACCGGCCTGACCGGCGAgagcggcgacgacggcgtctaCCTGCCCGAGAAGTACGGCGGCAAGGTCCTCCTGACCCAGCTCAGCACCGAGGGAACCAACGTCTTCGTCTCCAAGGACGGCTGGAAGTCGGCCGAGTTTGTCACCAAGATCGCCAGCGCGTACACCCCCCAGGACAAGGGCGGCTTTGCCGTGGCCACTGTCCAGATCCAGGACAAGATCTACGGCGTCATTGAGTActtcctcgacgacaagaaCGGCGGCCTCGCCGGCAACCGAACCAAGTTTGAGCTCGAGGACCTGACCACCAAGATTGACCAGGCGGTCCAGGGCAAGATCTAA
- the mdrA_1 gene encoding Major facilitator superfamily multidrug transporter mdrA — MATRPASHGHSDGEEPALQHKIPYWRLVIDQAGVTDHVLHHEYPGSGTQEDPYLVQWTPNDPRNPMGFSDAKKWFITVTVAVATLAVSLVSSAYTGGMKQIIIEFGASQEVATLGVSLFVLGFAVGPLLWAPLSELFGRQVLFAGTYACLTAFNAGCAGAQNIWTLCILRFFAGAFGSSPLTNAGGTIADMFEPAQRGLATAIFAAAPFLGPVLGPIAGGFLGMDAGWRWVMGLLAAFSGLVWILGVVLVPETYAPVILRRRAARLSGMTGKHYVSKMDHDRGRVTFAESFKSALSRPWILLFREPIVFLLSVYMAIVYGTLYMLFGAFPIVYQQHRGWNQGVGGLAFLGIMVGMLAAIAFTLPLNRRYIETQRKCGGHAPPEARLPGTLVGSIALPVGLFWFAWTNSSSVHWIVSILAGVPFGFGMVLVFLSILNYLIDSYTIFAASVLAANSVLRSLFGAAFPMFVGKMYENLGIHWASCIPAFLALACVPFPFLFYKYGASIRAKCKFAAESAAFMEKLRQQSPEAPAVVEKKMDGDATETGADLSSDEETRTGEEGTTYSPIKATQSHASTRGQAAADTTLYDGNPYNIDRVNSNHSFASHK; from the coding sequence ATGGCAACAAGACCGGCCAGCCACGGCCACAGCGATGGCGAGGAACCGGCCCTTCAGCACAAGATTCCCTACTGGCGGCTTGTCATAGACCAAGCAGGCGTAACTGATCATGTCCTTCACCACGAATACCCGGGATCGGGCACCCAGGAGGACCCCTACCTGGTGCAATGGACGCCAAACGACCCCCGAAACCCCATGGGCTTCAGCGACGCCAAAAAATGGTTCATCACCGTCACCGTGGCCGTCGCCACGCTCGCCGTGTCCCTCGTCTCGTCCGCGTACACGGGGGGCATGAAGCAAATCATCATCGAGTTCGGCGCCAGCCAGGAAGTAGCCACGCTCGGCGTCTCGCTGTTCGTGCTCGGCTTCGCCGTCGGGCCGCTCCTCTGGGCGCCCCTGAGCGAGCTCTTCGGGCGCCAGGTCCTCTTCGCCGGCACGTACGCCTGCCTCACGGCCTTCAACGCGGGCTGCGCCGGCGCCCAGAACATCTGGACGCTGTGCATCCTGCGCTTCTTCGCGGGCGCCTTTGGCTCGTCGCCCCTGACCAACGCCGGGGGCACCATTGCCGACATGTTTGAGCCGGCGCAGCGCGGCCTGGCCACCGCCatcttcgccgccgcccccttCCTCGGCCCGGTCCTCGGCCCCATTGCCGGCGGCTTCTTGGGCATGGACGCCGGCTGGCGCTGGGTCATGGGCTTGCTGGCGGCCTTTTCGGGGCTCGTGTGGATTCTGGGCGTCGTCCTCGTTCCCGAGACGTACGCCCCCGTCATCCTGCGCCGGAGAGCGGCCAGGCTGTCTGGCATGACGGGCAAGCACTACGTCAGCAAGATGGACCATGACAGAGGCCGCGTCACGTTTGCCGAGTCGTTCAAGTCGGCGCTCTCGCGGCCCTGGATACTGCTGTTCAGAGAGCCCATCGTCTTTCTTCTCTCGGTGTACATGGCCATTGTGTACGGCACGCTGTACATGCTCTTTGGTGCGTTCCCCATTGTGTACCAGCAGCATCGTGGTTGGAACCAGGGCGTCGGGGGGTTGGCTTTTCTGGGCATCATGGTGGGAATGCTTGCCGCCATAGCCTTTACGCTCCCCTTGAACAGGCGGTACATCGAGACGCAGCGCAAGTGCGGCGGCCACGCACCGCCCGAAGCCCGCTTGCCCGGCACGCTGGTCGGGTCCATCGCCCTGCCCGTCGGCTTGTTCTGGTTTGCCTGGACGAATTCCAGCTCGGTTCACTGGATTGTCAGCATCCTCGCGGGGGTGCCCTTTGGTTTCGGCATGGTCCTGGTGTTCCTGAGCATCCTCAACTATCTCATCGACTCGTACACGATTTTCGCCGCCTCTGTTTTGGCAGCCAACTCCGTCTTGCGTTCTCTCTTTGGAGCCGCCTTCCCCATGTTCGTGGGGAAAATGTACGAAAACCTGGGAATCCACTGGGCATCCTGTATCCCAGCCTTCCTTGCCCTGGCCTGCGTGCCGTTCCCGTTTCTGTTCTACAAGTACGGTGCGTCTATTCGGGCAAAGTGCAAGTTTGCTGCCGAGTCGGCTGCCTTTATGGAGAAGCTACGTCAACAATCCCCCGAAGCTCCTGCCGTcgtggagaagaagatggacggTGACGCCACCGAGACGGGTGCCGATCTCTCGAGCGACGAGGAGACCAGGACGGGCGAGGAAGGGACGACATATTCCCCCATCAAGGCGACGCAATCTCACGCTTCGACACGTGGTCAAGCGGCTGCCGACACGACACTATACGATGGCAATCCGTACAATATTGACCGCGTCAACAGCAATCACTCATTTGCCAGTCACAAGTAA